A window of the Salvelinus alpinus chromosome 25, SLU_Salpinus.1, whole genome shotgun sequence genome harbors these coding sequences:
- the socs4 gene encoding suppressor of cytokine signaling 4, which translates to MSEKKSWSSDTRPKCGIRSWSADSYVWSSKKRSRSSRNNPGLWGPEGEGPMDEQGLRSTSCPWQRRERKCSCTVLGEIDTDVPCRKALSRRSLRQKFQDAVGQCFPIRNSHRHHHGHPTGASRGAFSVLLWSKRKIHVSELMQDKCPFSPKSELAHCWHLIKKHAIHPSTIVGLESAQAAQASQAASKEQFPSTSSSPPSTPLSCEGICSSRPLSLEDWEPSCPQGGAAHGDSHTDYILVPDLLQINNSPCYWGVLDRFEAEELLEGQPEGTFLLRDSAQDEFLFSVSFRRYSRSLHARIEQNGKRFSFDGRDPCMYRDPSVTGLLRHYSDPATCLFFEPLLALPLPRTFPFTLQHLCRAVICSCTTYQGIEILPLPYQLRYYLRQYHYKCNGACAV; encoded by the coding sequence ATGTCTGAGAAGAAATCCTGGAGTTCAGACACCCGTCCCAAATGTGGCATCCGCAGCTGGAGTGCAGACAGCTACGTGTGGAGCAGCAAGAAACGCTCCCGGAGTTCCCGGAACAACCCCGGCCTTTGGGGTCCGGAGGGGGAGGGGCCGATGGATGAGCAGGGGTTGCGTTCCACCTCGTGTCCATGGCAACGGCGAGAGAGGAAGTGTAGCTGCACCGTCTTGGGGGAAATCGACACGGACGTCCCCTGTCGAAAAGCCCTTTCTCGACGCTCCCTCCGGCAGAAGTTCCAGGATGCGGTGGGTCAGTGTTTCCCTATCCGCAACAGCCACCGTCACCACCACGGCCACCCAACAGGGGCCTCCAGGGGGGCTTTCTCCGTGCTCCTCTGGTCCAAGCGCAAGATCCACGTCTCGGAGCTCATGCAAGACAAGTGTCCCTTCTCACCCAAGTCGGAGCTGGCCCACTGCTGGCACCTCATCAAGAAGCACGCCATCCACCCCAGCACCATTGTGGGCCTAGAGAGTGCCCAAGCTGCTCAGGCTTCCCAGGCTGCCAGCAAAGAACAATTCCCTTCCACGTCCTCGTCTCCGCCTTCGACGCCTCTTTCCTGCGAGGGCATCTGCTCAAGTAGGCCCCTGAGCCTTGAGGACTGGGAGCCGTCCTGTCCACAAGGTGGAGCAGCCCATGGTGACAGCCATACCGACTACATCCTTGTCCCGGACCTCCTCCAGATCAACAACAGCCCGTGTTACTGGGGCGTGCTTGACCGCTTCGAAGCCGAGGAGCTCCTGGAGGGCCAGCCAGAGGGCACCTTCCTCCTGCGCGACTCGGCCCAGGACGAATTCCTCTTCTCAGTCAGCTTCCGCCGCTACAGCCGCTCCCTCCATGCACGCATTGAGCAGAACGGCAAGCGCTTCAGCTTCGACGGACGCGACCCGTGCATGTACCGGGACCCAAGTGTCACGGGCCTGCTCCGGCACTACAGCGACCCGGCCACATGCCTTTTCTTCGAGCCCCTCCTTGCTCTCCCCCTGCCCCGGACTTTCCCCTTCACCCTGCAGCACCTGTGCCGCGCCGTGATCTGTAGCTGCACTACGTACCAGGGCATTGAGATCCTTCCACTGCCCTATCAGCTCAGGTACTATCTTAGACAGTACCACTACAAGTGCAATGGGGCTTGTGCAGTATAG